One window from the genome of Paenibacillus azoreducens encodes:
- a CDS encoding sensor histidine kinase: MDGIIRILRRYVGLTILLAVLLLIINLILLSSLIFKEIHDEPSPESVVKQISQGLEGRSGKYTLNAAARNLLDENQAWMMLVDADGKVRWGERIPEEIPRSYNVIDAAKFSRYFLKQYPVYVWEHQDGLLVVGYPKNTFGKYQFDVRADWLRSLPVRILLLLVCNIALAILVSVLFGTRLFRSLKPLLEGIHALAKEKPVHVDTRGILSELAESINSTSDMLQKKNKALIARDEARSNWIAGISHDIRTPLSMILGYASELEEQPELPDEQKQQASIIRRQGERLRSLVSDLNLVSMLEYEMQPLHLKPIRLSVMARQVASDFLNNGLEDCYTITLNVTDESLQVMGDERLLYRAVTNLVQNSVRHNPGGCEIVLETSQSDDGDWNQFIVSDNGTGIPKEYLSEVVLLPYTAGRSRPARQGHGLGLPMVAQIAKAHHGKLILESDKGQGLRAALVFPVP, encoded by the coding sequence ATGGATGGCATTATCCGCATTTTGCGGCGATATGTCGGACTGACGATTTTGCTTGCCGTACTGCTGCTTATCATTAATTTGATTTTATTAAGTTCTCTTATATTTAAGGAGATTCACGACGAGCCGTCGCCGGAATCCGTGGTGAAGCAAATTTCTCAAGGACTTGAAGGCAGGAGCGGGAAATATACGTTAAATGCGGCAGCCAGAAATCTGCTGGATGAAAATCAGGCTTGGATGATGCTGGTGGATGCGGACGGGAAAGTGCGGTGGGGAGAACGGATTCCCGAAGAAATTCCCCGGTCGTATAACGTGATTGATGCGGCCAAATTTTCGCGTTACTTTTTAAAACAATATCCGGTGTATGTATGGGAACATCAGGATGGTCTGCTTGTCGTCGGTTATCCCAAAAATACGTTTGGAAAATATCAATTCGATGTCCGTGCGGATTGGCTGCGATCGCTTCCCGTCCGAATTTTGCTGCTGCTCGTATGCAATATAGCTTTAGCGATTTTAGTATCCGTACTGTTTGGCACCCGGCTTTTCCGTTCTTTAAAACCTCTGCTTGAAGGAATTCATGCATTGGCCAAAGAGAAACCGGTTCATGTCGATACCCGGGGGATTCTCAGCGAGCTGGCGGAAAGCATTAATTCGACATCCGATATGCTGCAAAAGAAAAACAAAGCTCTGATAGCCAGAGATGAAGCGCGCTCCAATTGGATTGCCGGGATTTCCCATGATATACGCACGCCGCTGTCCATGATTTTGGGATATGCCAGCGAATTGGAGGAACAGCCGGAACTGCCCGATGAACAGAAACAGCAGGCGTCCATTATCCGCCGCCAAGGCGAAAGGCTGCGTTCTCTGGTAAGCGACCTCAATCTTGTATCCATGCTCGAATACGAGATGCAGCCGCTGCATTTGAAGCCGATTAGGCTGTCGGTAATGGCAAGGCAGGTGGCATCCGATTTTCTGAACAATGGTCTGGAAGATTGCTACACGATCACCTTGAATGTTACAGATGAAAGCCTGCAGGTGATGGGGGATGAGCGGTTATTATACCGTGCAGTAACAAATTTGGTGCAGAATAGCGTCCGTCATAATCCCGGCGGCTGCGAGATTGTGCTGGAAACATCACAGTCCGATGATGGGGATTGGAATCAATTTATCGTATCGGATAACGGAACCGGAATTCCAAAGGAATATTTATCCGAAGTTGTTTTGCTGCCGTATACGGCAGGACGCAGCCGCCCTGCCCGGCAGGGACATGGGCTTGGACTGCCTATGGTAGCGCAGATTGCCAAGGCCCATCACGGCAAGCTTATTCTGGAGAGCGACAAGGGGCAAGGCTTGAGGGCGGCATTGGTTTTTCCGGTTCCATAG
- the cysK gene encoding cysteine synthase A — protein MTQPKVVQNITELIGQTPAVRLHRLAGPEDAEVYVKLEYYNPSGSVKDRAAFNLIAQAEQDGLLKNGSTIIEPTSGNTGIGLAMNAAAKGYRAILVMPDNMTKERINILKAYGAEVVLTPAAERMPGAIRKAEELSREIPDSFIPQQFENKANPDIHRRTTALEIIEQMDGRLDAFVATAGTGGTITGTGEVLKEKIPGLRIFVAEPKGSPVLSGGQPGPHKLVGTSPGFIPPILNTEVYDEIFQVSDENAIETTCRLASEEGILVGPSSGAAVWTALQAARRLGSGKRVLCIAPDTGERYLSMGIF, from the coding sequence ATGACGCAACCGAAAGTCGTACAAAATATTACCGAGCTCATCGGCCAAACCCCTGCTGTCCGGCTTCACCGCCTGGCGGGACCGGAGGATGCCGAGGTATACGTCAAACTCGAATACTATAATCCCAGCGGAAGCGTGAAAGACCGGGCCGCATTCAACCTGATCGCGCAGGCGGAACAAGACGGGCTGTTAAAAAACGGCTCTACCATCATTGAGCCCACCAGCGGCAACACCGGCATCGGCCTGGCGATGAACGCCGCAGCCAAAGGCTACCGCGCCATCCTGGTCATGCCGGACAATATGACGAAGGAACGCATTAATATTCTGAAAGCCTACGGCGCCGAAGTCGTGCTGACTCCTGCCGCCGAACGCATGCCGGGAGCCATTCGCAAGGCTGAGGAATTAAGCCGTGAAATTCCGGACAGCTTCATTCCCCAACAGTTTGAAAACAAGGCCAATCCGGACATTCACCGCAGAACCACGGCTCTCGAAATCATTGAACAGATGGATGGGCGACTCGACGCTTTTGTCGCAACGGCCGGAACAGGCGGCACCATAACGGGTACAGGCGAAGTTTTGAAGGAAAAGATTCCCGGTCTTCGCATCTTTGTTGCGGAGCCCAAAGGATCTCCGGTCCTCTCCGGCGGCCAACCCGGGCCTCATAAGCTGGTCGGTACAAGCCCGGGGTTCATTCCGCCGATCCTTAACACCGAAGTTTATGATGAGATTTTCCAGGTAAGCGATGAAAATGCGATTGAAACGACGTGCAGACTTGCGAGCGAGGAAGGCATTCTGGTCGGCCCCTCCTCCGGCGCAGCGGTATGGACCGCGCTTCAGGCAGCCCGCCGTCTGGGTTCCGGCAAACGGGTTCTCTGCATCGCTCCGGATACGGGGGAACGTTACCTTAGCATGGGGATTTTCTAA
- a CDS encoding YjjG family noncanonical pyrimidine nucleotidase: MSYKWILLDLDETLFDFKMSESRALSYVLSSMNLDPEDTAITDCYNRINHGLWQELEQGKISSAELRVERFRRFCLEQGLSEDAGLISDRYIQSLSEQSFVLAGALELCQYLKDAGYRIAVVTNGIKQVQFGRINRSELKDFFEAVIVSEDTGYQKPHPGIFEHAFSQIGSSEKEAMLMVGDSLTSDIQGGNNAGIDTCWYNPNRLPNTTGIKPTYEIHELAGLREILESGRSGA, encoded by the coding sequence TTGTCTTACAAATGGATTTTATTGGACCTGGATGAAACGTTGTTTGATTTTAAAATGTCTGAGTCGCGGGCATTGTCATATGTGCTTTCAAGCATGAACCTTGATCCGGAGGATACGGCGATCACCGATTGCTATAACCGCATAAATCATGGGCTGTGGCAGGAACTGGAGCAAGGGAAGATCAGTTCGGCCGAACTGCGCGTGGAACGTTTTCGCAGATTTTGCCTAGAGCAGGGGCTAAGCGAAGATGCCGGATTAATCAGCGACCGGTATATCCAGTCCCTCTCGGAGCAGTCATTTGTGCTGGCCGGGGCGCTCGAGCTTTGCCAATATTTGAAGGATGCCGGATACCGGATAGCGGTCGTCACCAATGGCATCAAACAAGTACAGTTCGGACGGATCAACCGTTCGGAGCTGAAGGATTTCTTTGAAGCGGTGATCGTTTCCGAAGATACAGGGTATCAAAAGCCGCATCCGGGTATTTTCGAACATGCCTTTTCCCAAATCGGAAGTAGCGAAAAAGAAGCCATGCTGATGGTCGGCGATTCCTTGACCTCGGATATTCAGGGCGGCAACAATGCAGGAATCGATACCTGCTGGTACAACCCGAACCGTCTTCCCAACACCACTGGAATCAAACCGACATACGAAATTCATGAACTGGCCGGTTTGAGGGAGATTCTGGAGAGCGGCAGAAGCGGGGCGTAA
- a CDS encoding enhanced serine sensitivity protein SseB C-terminal domain-containing protein codes for MSFEPMNTLEEKLIEAMNEPSARPDFYRELRNSQIYTIQGGADPIQEKSELAAGQSVQLLSVEMDGKRYIPIFSSLPRMQAFIQEPVQYLEIHALHFFQLTKGADLLLNPGSPFGKEFSAGEIESILNGSIFNAQESYVIEKNTQTMIGQPAEPPAELLAELSKVFEERLKNVICAYNAQVFNPRTDQAPRTLIAVSYIGKGDDIIAEAGKVAESVQVPFPPVEFIELNGSSGLEGYFEDSCKPFYLKESF; via the coding sequence ATGTCTTTCGAGCCCATGAATACACTGGAGGAGAAGCTTATAGAAGCAATGAATGAGCCTTCCGCCAGACCCGACTTTTACCGCGAACTCCGCAATTCCCAAATTTATACGATCCAAGGCGGGGCAGACCCCATCCAAGAAAAAAGCGAACTTGCCGCCGGTCAATCCGTTCAACTGCTTAGCGTTGAAATGGACGGAAAAAGATACATACCGATTTTTTCTTCGCTTCCCCGCATGCAGGCTTTTATTCAGGAGCCGGTGCAATATTTGGAAATTCATGCGCTGCATTTCTTTCAGTTGACCAAAGGCGCGGATCTGCTGCTGAATCCGGGATCTCCTTTCGGCAAGGAGTTTAGCGCGGGGGAAATCGAATCGATTTTGAACGGTTCCATCTTTAATGCTCAGGAATCCTACGTGATCGAAAAAAATACCCAGACGATGATCGGCCAGCCTGCCGAGCCGCCTGCCGAGCTGCTTGCCGAACTCAGCAAAGTGTTTGAAGAACGTTTGAAAAACGTGATCTGCGCTTATAACGCCCAGGTATTTAATCCGCGCACCGATCAGGCGCCGCGCACCCTGATTGCTGTCAGCTATATCGGCAAAGGGGATGATATTATCGCCGAGGCCGGCAAAGTGGCTGAGTCCGTGCAGGTGCCGTTCCCGCCGGTAGAATTTATTGAGCTAAACGGCAGCTCAGGGCTGGAAGGGTATTTTGAAGACAGCTGCAAACCGTTTTATTTGAAAGAATCGTTTTAA
- a CDS encoding VOC family protein — translation MSKPFSFLRIGYVYVPTTRIDESVAWYTEHLDFKLMNKFEDRGSLLAVLHHPHLNSIALLLIETRDERPLEISRNGNPFPIMALNCADIEYTYDKLKSAGVAVEDLHTLGEGEAKYFYFRDPEGNLLEAAWSKWDPQDQIKENFK, via the coding sequence ATGAGTAAGCCCTTTTCATTTTTGCGTATCGGTTATGTGTACGTGCCAACGACCCGGATCGATGAATCCGTGGCATGGTATACGGAGCATCTGGATTTCAAGCTCATGAACAAATTTGAAGACCGCGGTTCCCTACTGGCTGTGCTTCATCATCCGCATTTGAACTCGATAGCGCTGCTGTTGATCGAAACCCGCGACGAACGTCCGCTGGAGATTTCGAGAAACGGCAATCCGTTCCCGATCATGGCTCTAAACTGTGCCGACATTGAGTATACATACGATAAGCTGAAGAGCGCAGGAGTTGCGGTTGAGGATTTGCATACACTCGGCGAAGGAGAAGCCAAATATTTTTATTTCCGGGACCCGGAAGGCAACTTGCTGGAAGCGGCTTGGTCGAAGTGGGACCCGCAGGATCAAATCAAAGAAAATTTCAAGTAA
- the pgsA gene encoding CDP-diacylglycerol--glycerol-3-phosphate 3-phosphatidyltransferase, translating into MNTANRITLARIALIPLFMLFFAKWPEWLAESSGLIRFMNDYGLCIAIVLFVLASGTDKLDGYIARKYNQVTNLGKLLDPLADKLLISAALIMMVQADMIASWVAVIMIGREFVITGLRMIASAQGIALAADKLGKWKMVLQVAAIIAVLLSNIPLQWINAIRIDDVLMLLAVCMTLVSGIQYLMKNFKALRLNDM; encoded by the coding sequence TTGAATACTGCCAACCGAATCACCTTGGCGCGGATCGCGCTTATTCCGCTGTTTATGTTGTTTTTTGCAAAATGGCCGGAATGGCTGGCCGAGTCCAGCGGGCTGATTCGTTTTATGAACGATTATGGTTTGTGTATCGCCATTGTCCTTTTTGTGCTTGCTTCGGGAACGGATAAACTGGATGGTTATATCGCTAGAAAGTATAACCAGGTCACCAATTTGGGGAAATTGCTTGACCCGCTTGCCGATAAGCTGTTGATTTCCGCCGCGCTCATTATGATGGTGCAAGCGGATATGATTGCCTCATGGGTCGCAGTCATTATGATTGGCCGTGAATTTGTGATTACAGGACTCCGCATGATCGCTTCCGCCCAAGGGATTGCGCTGGCCGCAGACAAGCTGGGGAAATGGAAGATGGTTTTGCAGGTGGCTGCCATCATTGCCGTTCTGCTGAGCAATATCCCGCTCCAATGGATTAACGCCATTCGCATAGATGATGTTCTGATGCTGCTTGCGGTATGTATGACGCTAGTATCCGGAATTCAATATTTAATGAAAAACTTCAAAGCGCTTCGATTAAATGACATGTAA
- a CDS encoding response regulator transcription factor yields the protein MDTLKNKKVLIVDDEPEIREMIERFLRKEGFFRIYKAGSFAQGLSVARTEKPDVAILDVMLPDGDGFSLLSTLRSFSDMPVLFLSARGEDEDRLLGLGLGADDYIVKPFLPKELTLRLTGILKRVYASNASEQLPVFRLGNQTIHLESAMVSRDGKEFPLTAKEHAILVKLYENQGRIVTSDALCQAVWGDDSFGYENALMVHVRRIREKIEEDPSKPAFLLTVRGLGYKLLAQESR from the coding sequence TTGGATACGTTAAAAAATAAAAAAGTGCTGATTGTAGACGATGAACCGGAAATCAGGGAGATGATTGAACGGTTTTTAAGAAAAGAAGGATTCTTTCGAATTTACAAGGCGGGGAGTTTCGCGCAAGGGTTGTCCGTCGCCAGAACGGAAAAACCGGATGTGGCGATTCTGGATGTCATGCTGCCGGATGGGGACGGCTTTTCACTGCTGTCAACCTTGCGGTCTTTTTCGGACATGCCTGTCTTGTTTCTGTCTGCCCGCGGCGAAGACGAGGATCGGCTGCTTGGACTCGGGCTTGGAGCGGATGATTATATCGTCAAGCCGTTTTTGCCGAAGGAACTGACTTTGCGGCTGACGGGCATTTTGAAGCGGGTGTATGCCTCTAACGCAAGCGAGCAGCTTCCGGTGTTCAGGCTTGGGAATCAAACGATCCATTTGGAGAGCGCAATGGTGAGCAGGGACGGCAAAGAGTTTCCGTTAACCGCAAAAGAGCATGCCATTCTCGTTAAACTTTACGAAAATCAAGGCCGCATCGTCACCAGCGACGCTTTATGCCAGGCCGTATGGGGAGACGACAGTTTCGGATACGAAAACGCGCTGATGGTGCATGTGCGGAGAATACGGGAGAAGATAGAGGAAGACCCTTCGAAACCGGCTTTTTTGCTCACCGTTCGGGGCCTCGGTTATAAACTTCTGGCGCAGGAGTCCCGCTAA
- a CDS encoding copper amine oxidase N-terminal domain-containing protein has protein sequence MRKLLVCTLAIMLGLAAFIPAVYASEVRVSVDGRDVQFPDEHPYVDQRSNLTMVPLTFVSDKLGAATKWNGKLNQITISHHRDTIILAIGDNHALVNGKRVNFEGAAVLKNGRTMVPLRFISEVLHAIVDWQPARNLVSIVTSVASVPKGTWIWDSSILKQDQDQIISFAKMKGVTSIYLQVDRDMDPAIYESFIRKAKSEGIRVEALEGRPEWANKSKQEDIQKFIAWVKTYNSSVSPEASFAGLHFDIEPYSLSGWTKDNKTILESWMNNLRLIEKETKGSGLKIAMDVPYWLNTIKVPGKDYSMSAWLLEKFDCLVIMNYRNHALGNNGIVENAQAMLREASTLKKQVVVAVETAKSSEGPRISFYSMSSGAMEKELQSAHNQLTRYASYAGFAIHEFKSWQDMK, from the coding sequence ATGAGAAAATTGTTAGTATGCACGTTAGCTATCATGCTAGGTTTAGCTGCGTTTATCCCTGCTGTCTACGCTTCTGAAGTCCGAGTATCCGTGGACGGGCGTGATGTACAATTCCCGGATGAGCACCCATATGTCGACCAGAGATCCAACCTTACGATGGTTCCGCTTACTTTTGTATCCGATAAGCTCGGAGCTGCTACGAAATGGAACGGAAAATTAAATCAAATCACGATCTCGCATCACCGTGACACCATTATTTTGGCGATTGGCGATAATCATGCACTGGTGAATGGAAAAAGAGTAAACTTTGAAGGGGCGGCAGTGCTCAAAAACGGTCGCACGATGGTTCCGCTGCGCTTTATCAGTGAAGTCTTGCATGCGATTGTGGATTGGCAGCCCGCGCGCAATCTGGTGAGCATTGTGACTTCAGTGGCCAGTGTTCCGAAAGGAACATGGATATGGGACAGTTCCATCCTGAAGCAGGATCAAGATCAGATCATAAGCTTCGCCAAAATGAAAGGCGTTACATCTATTTACCTTCAGGTTGACAGAGATATGGATCCGGCAATATACGAGAGTTTTATTCGAAAAGCGAAGAGCGAAGGAATTCGAGTGGAAGCGCTTGAGGGGCGTCCCGAATGGGCCAATAAGTCGAAGCAGGAGGATATTCAAAAATTCATAGCGTGGGTTAAAACCTACAATTCCTCTGTTAGCCCGGAAGCAAGCTTTGCGGGACTGCATTTCGATATTGAACCTTATTCGCTAAGCGGATGGACGAAGGACAATAAGACGATCCTTGAAAGCTGGATGAACAATTTAAGACTGATCGAGAAAGAAACCAAAGGGAGCGGCTTGAAAATTGCCATGGACGTCCCGTATTGGCTGAATACGATTAAGGTGCCGGGGAAGGATTACAGTATGAGCGCATGGCTGCTGGAGAAGTTCGATTGTCTCGTCATCATGAATTATCGGAATCATGCGTTAGGCAACAATGGAATTGTAGAAAATGCGCAGGCCATGCTGAGAGAAGCCTCCACGCTGAAGAAGCAAGTGGTTGTTGCCGTAGAAACGGCCAAAAGCTCAGAGGGTCCGCGGATCTCATTCTATTCCATGAGCAGCGGGGCGATGGAAAAAGAGCTGCAGTCCGCCCACAATCAATTAACGCGCTACGCAAGTTATGCCGGCTTTGCCATTCATGAGTTCAAAAGCTGGCAGGACATGAAATAA
- a CDS encoding sugar phosphate isomerase/epimerase, with amino-acid sequence MSMNRFLIGQYGSYDFRKFERDFRKGFYGIEACLLQSEEDIFALKMAAQEHDFQIGIHFPLRNRGLVIRDALFLASDENERNQAFQSALEELEAIYRLGLRPAYILFHYPKPVILDDCVDWSKWHFSSPREYVYESEYAFEEFTQRSEELFVWMTERSRQYGFVPVLEFDALNRYVYASDALEELLKKYDLIRLCLDTGRLFLQEKRDPSFRSVPVMRKYAKYAEVIHLWNLQFGEGFIKLRYPVLPEQRQEDGWAPIAEYLQIIKEENPNAKIQFEHRSELVDDEELERCYHWVSEFLAEDPY; translated from the coding sequence ATGAGTATGAATCGGTTCTTGATCGGGCAATATGGCTCGTATGATTTTCGTAAATTCGAACGGGATTTTCGCAAAGGTTTCTATGGAATTGAAGCTTGCCTGCTGCAATCGGAAGAAGATATTTTTGCTTTGAAGATGGCCGCGCAGGAACATGACTTTCAGATCGGCATTCATTTTCCGCTCCGTAATCGGGGGCTCGTCATCCGCGACGCGCTTTTTCTTGCCTCGGATGAGAACGAAAGGAATCAGGCGTTTCAATCTGCCTTGGAGGAGCTGGAAGCGATTTATCGTTTGGGGCTGAGGCCCGCATATATTTTGTTTCATTATCCGAAGCCGGTTATTTTGGATGACTGCGTGGACTGGAGCAAGTGGCATTTCAGCAGCCCCCGGGAGTATGTATATGAAAGCGAGTATGCTTTCGAAGAGTTCACACAGCGATCGGAAGAGCTTTTTGTGTGGATGACCGAACGAAGCAGGCAGTACGGGTTTGTTCCCGTATTGGAGTTTGACGCTCTGAACCGGTATGTTTATGCCTCGGATGCGCTGGAAGAGCTGCTGAAGAAATACGATTTGATCCGGCTTTGCCTGGATACGGGAAGACTGTTTTTGCAAGAAAAAAGAGATCCTTCATTTCGGTCCGTCCCGGTTATGCGCAAATATGCCAAATATGCCGAGGTCATTCACTTATGGAATTTGCAGTTCGGCGAAGGTTTCATCAAACTGCGTTATCCGGTTCTGCCGGAGCAGCGGCAGGAGGATGGATGGGCGCCAATTGCCGAATATCTTCAAATCATCAAGGAAGAAAATCCAAACGCGAAAATCCAATTCGAGCATCGTTCCGAGCTGGTGGATGACGAGGAGCTTGAGCGGTGTTATCATTGGGTGTCGGAGTTTCTTGCGGAAGATCCATATTAA
- a CDS encoding ABC transporter ATP-binding protein — MNASPIVETHHLSKSYGGQNRVHQVDLSVHSGQIFGFLGPNGAGKTTTLKMLLGLVKPTEGQIKIFGKDLKSSRFDILNNIGSLIESPSYYGHLTGLENMRVMQRLRNVPSKNIDEALKIVRLENQKHKRADQYSLGMKQRLGIAMALLAFPSLLILDEPTNGLDPAGIGEIRELIRSLPGQYGITVLLSSHLLSEIEQMATSVGIISDGKLLFQGTMESLQRENKATIRIQTNEPARAEKILQTLGVLPRVEGKQLVLDYLRDEEVSLINKTLVESHIGVSRIEEHKKSLEDIFLGLTGKEKSL, encoded by the coding sequence ATGAACGCTTCCCCGATCGTAGAAACCCATCATTTATCCAAATCTTACGGCGGACAAAACCGGGTGCACCAGGTGGACTTATCCGTTCACAGCGGGCAAATTTTCGGTTTTCTCGGGCCCAACGGCGCCGGCAAAACGACGACATTAAAGATGCTGCTTGGTCTCGTGAAACCAACGGAAGGACAGATCAAAATATTCGGCAAAGACCTGAAAAGCAGCCGTTTCGATATTTTGAACAACATCGGCTCGCTGATCGAATCGCCATCGTATTATGGTCATTTGACCGGTCTGGAAAACATGAGAGTCATGCAGCGCCTGCGCAATGTCCCCAGCAAAAATATTGATGAAGCGCTCAAAATTGTCCGCCTCGAAAATCAAAAGCATAAACGGGCCGATCAATATTCGCTTGGCATGAAGCAGCGTCTCGGCATCGCCATGGCTTTGCTGGCGTTTCCAAGCCTGCTTATTCTCGATGAGCCTACGAATGGCCTGGACCCGGCCGGAATCGGCGAAATCCGCGAACTGATAAGGTCGCTGCCCGGACAATACGGGATCACGGTTCTTCTCTCCAGCCACCTGCTGTCGGAGATTGAACAGATGGCGACTTCCGTCGGGATTATCAGCGATGGCAAATTATTGTTTCAGGGTACGATGGAAAGCCTGCAGAGAGAAAACAAGGCTACGATCCGGATTCAAACCAATGAACCGGCGCGGGCGGAAAAAATACTGCAAACGCTTGGGGTTTTGCCAAGGGTGGAAGGAAAACAGCTTGTACTTGATTATTTACGGGACGAGGAAGTTTCCCTGATCAACAAAACCCTCGTAGAAAGCCATATTGGCGTCAGCCGCATCGAGGAACATAAAAAAAGTTTGGAAGACATTTTTCTGGGCCTTACCGGGAAGGAGAAAAGCCTGTGA
- a CDS encoding HD domain-containing protein — protein MTQQSELIKQAEHFVKEVLSGEASGHDWWHIERVRNTALEIARKEQADVVVCELAALLHDVADEKLNDSKEAGLEKVRIWLRGHTAESGLIDHVMEIISTMSYNGGRNPPMKTLEGQVVQDADRLDALGAIGIARTFAYSGAKGRIIHDPELSHEVLAQEDYRSNNKSAIYHFYEKLLKLKDLMNTSYARELAEQRHAFMELFLQQFYSEWTMRDQRASNEKHDD, from the coding sequence ATGACGCAACAGTCCGAACTCATAAAACAGGCGGAGCATTTTGTAAAAGAGGTATTGTCAGGAGAAGCAAGCGGCCATGACTGGTGGCATATTGAACGCGTCCGGAATACGGCGCTGGAAATCGCAAGGAAGGAACAGGCGGATGTCGTCGTATGCGAACTGGCTGCGCTTCTGCATGATGTGGCTGACGAGAAGCTGAATGATAGCAAAGAAGCCGGACTGGAAAAGGTCCGCATCTGGTTGCGCGGGCATACGGCTGAATCGGGCTTGATTGACCATGTGATGGAAATCATTTCGACCATGTCCTATAACGGAGGCCGGAACCCGCCGATGAAGACGCTGGAAGGCCAGGTTGTCCAGGATGCGGACCGACTGGATGCGCTTGGCGCCATCGGGATCGCCCGCACCTTCGCTTATTCGGGAGCCAAGGGCCGCATCATTCATGATCCCGAGTTGAGCCACGAGGTGCTTGCGCAGGAGGATTACCGGTCAAACAACAAATCGGCCATTTATCATTTCTATGAGAAGCTGCTGAAGCTGAAAGATTTGATGAATACGTCTTACGCCAGAGAGCTGGCCGAGCAAAGGCATGCGTTTATGGAGCTGTTTTTGCAGCAGTTTTATAGCGAGTGGACCATGCGTGACCAACGTGCTTCAAATGAAAAACATGATGACTGA
- a CDS encoding DUF4177 domain-containing protein, with translation MEKWEYKTLKYKTGGFLGGKVDEAEFEDLLNSYGSVGWELVSCFDTSVNQGQSRDVIAVLKRKM, from the coding sequence ATGGAGAAATGGGAATACAAAACGTTAAAATATAAAACGGGCGGTTTTTTGGGCGGAAAAGTGGATGAAGCGGAATTTGAGGATCTGTTGAACAGTTACGGCAGCGTAGGCTGGGAACTGGTCTCCTGTTTTGACACCAGCGTGAATCAGGGACAGTCCCGGGACGTCATCGCCGTTTTGAAGAGAAAAATGTAG
- a CDS encoding TIGR01777 family oxidoreductase: MIRKIVIAGGTGFIGTYLENKFEELGYEVRIISRQAGYISWEDREGIREALEHADMLINLAGKSVNCRYHARNKDKIMNSRTETTRILGQAILACKHPPALWINSSTATIYRHAEDRPMTEAEGEIGSGFSVDVAKAWEQSFFSFSLPHTRQVALRIAIVLGRGGGVMIPYQNLVRFGLGGAQGPGNQMFSWIHIDDILGIILFLRDLPELSGVFNVSSPHPLSNRELMQQLRQSMNRRFGLPSPAWLLEMGALMIQTETELILKSRWVIPERLEQAGYSFQYPTLEEALREIVLL; encoded by the coding sequence TTGATAAGGAAAATCGTCATTGCCGGGGGAACCGGCTTTATCGGAACGTATCTGGAAAATAAATTCGAAGAACTTGGTTATGAGGTGCGGATCATTTCCAGACAGGCGGGTTATATTTCCTGGGAAGATCGGGAAGGTATCCGCGAGGCGCTGGAACATGCCGATATGCTTATCAATTTGGCCGGCAAGTCCGTCAATTGCCGATATCATGCGCGGAATAAAGACAAAATTATGAATTCAAGGACGGAAACGACCCGGATATTGGGACAAGCGATTTTGGCTTGCAAGCATCCCCCGGCACTTTGGATCAATTCCAGCACAGCCACCATATACCGTCATGCCGAGGATCGTCCGATGACGGAAGCGGAGGGGGAAATCGGCTCCGGTTTTTCGGTGGATGTGGCCAAGGCTTGGGAACAATCCTTTTTCTCCTTCTCCCTTCCGCATACCCGTCAAGTCGCCCTGCGAATCGCCATCGTTTTGGGGCGGGGCGGAGGGGTCATGATTCCGTATCAAAATCTGGTCCGATTCGGGCTTGGCGGCGCGCAGGGACCCGGGAACCAAATGTTCAGCTGGATTCATATCGATGATATCCTCGGCATTATCCTGTTTCTGCGCGACCTGCCGGAGCTAAGCGGCGTATTTAACGTTTCGTCCCCGCATCCGCTGAGTAACCGGGAGCTGATGCAGCAGCTTCGGCAGTCGATGAACAGGCGTTTCGGTTTGCCCTCCCCGGCATGGCTCCTGGAAATGGGAGCGCTTATGATCCAGACCGAAACCGAGCTGATTCTCAAAAGCCGCTGGGTGATTCCGGAGAGACTGGAGCAGGCAGGATACTCTTTCCAATATCCAACGTTAGAAGAAGCTTTGCGCGAAATCGTTCTCTTATAA